A portion of the Ricinus communis isolate WT05 ecotype wild-type chromosome 10, ASM1957865v1, whole genome shotgun sequence genome contains these proteins:
- the LOC8283137 gene encoding receptor-like protein 33 gives MKIHLFFIWFLLAGLFGIHVVMVSGSCRIDQQSLLVRFHSSLRFNQAKSIKLVSWNLSSDCCDWAGVTCDGGGLGRVIGLNLSSESISGGIENPSALFRLRYLRNLDLSYNNFNTSIPASFASLTCLISLNLSNAGYAGQIPIEISYLTKLVTLDLSISPFFSAKSALRLENPNLAKLVQNLTHLTELHLDGVNISASGKEWCGPLSSSLPSLRVLSLSRCFLSGPFDSSLAALQSLSVIRLDGNSFSSPVPEFFASFLNLRTLSLSSCKLQGTFPTKVFHVSTLEIIDLSFNKELQGYLPDSFQNASLKTLKLNNIKFSGSLPDPIGALGNLTRINLATCTFTGPIPTSMENLTELVYLDFSSNTFTGSIPSLDGSKKLMYVDFSNNYLSGVISNIDWKGLSNLVHIDLKNNSFNGSIPLSLFAIQSLQKIMLSYNQFGGQIPEFPNASTLSLDTLDLSNNNLEGPVPHSVFELRRLNVLSLASNKFSGTIKLDQIQKLVNLTTVDLSYNKLTVDVNATNSTSSFPLRLTTLKLASCNLRMFPDLRNQSRITNLDLADNKIAGSVPPWIGQVGNGSLLNLNLSRNLLVSLPEPLSLSNTLAVLDLHSNQLQGNIPSPPPLVSVVDLSNNNFSSSIPYNIGDNLSVAIFFSLSNNRVEGVIPESLCTASYLEVLDLSNNSLIGSIPSCLIERSETLGVLNLRKNNFTGRIPDNFSRKCKLETLDLSGNLLEGKVPESLINCTILEVLDLGSNKINDTFPCLLRNISSLRVLVLRNNNFYGNLSCPSSNATWARLQIVDIALNSFTGRLPNRMLSKWKAMIGAGNETHGPIKFKFLKVGGLYYQDSITVTSKGLEMQLVKILTLFTSIDVSCNKFQGQIPERLGQFSALYILNLSHNALDGQIPPSLGNVSNLESLDLSNNHLTGEIPRQLTDLTFLSFLNLSGNELVGDIPTGRQFQTFENTSYRGNEGLCGPPLSKLCSNNIASAPETDHIHKRVRGINWKLLSAEFGYLFGLGIFVMPLILWQRWRSWYYKHVDRVLVRIFPQLEDNSMNRRRRRCKI, from the coding sequence ATGAAAATTCATCTATTCTTTATATGGTTCCTTTTAGCAGGACTCTTCGGCATCCATGTGGTTATGGTTTCTGGCTCTTGCCGGATAGACCAGCAATCTTTGTTAGTCCGATTTCACAGTAGCCTGAGATTCAACCAAGCCAAGTCTATAAAACTGGTGAGTTGGAATTTAAGCTCAGATTGCTGTGACTGGGCTGGTGTCACCTGCGATGGGGGTGGTCTTGGTCGTGTTATTGGCCTAAACTTGAGCAGCGAATCAATTTCTGGTGGAATTGAGAATCCAAGTGCACTTTTCCGCCTTCGATATCTTCGGAATCTTGATCTGTCGTACAACAACTTCAACACATCTATTCCAGCTAGCTTTGCCAGTCTCACCTGTTTGATTTCTCTGAATTTGTCTAATGCTGGTTATGCGGGTCAAATTCCAATCGAGATTTCATATCTGACAAAGTTGGTCACACTTGATTTGTCTATTAGTCCATTCTTCTCTGCAAAAAGCGCACTGAGACTTGAGAACCCAAATCTGGCAAAACTAGTTCAAAATCTCACCCACCTAACAGAACTGCATCTTGATGGTGTGAATATATCTGCTTCTGGAAAGGAGTGGTGCGGGCCCTTATCGTCTTCTTTGCCTAGTCTGCGAGTGTTGAGCTTGTCCAGATGTTTTCTTTCAGGCCCTTTCGATAGTTCCCTTGCAGCTCTTCAGTCTCTCTCAGTAATCCGTTTGGATGGTAACAGTTTCTCTTCTCCAGTTCCAGAATTCTTTGCAAGTTTCTTGAATTTGAGAACCTTGAGCCTTAGCTCTTGCAAGTTGCAAGGAACATTTCCTACAAAAGTATTCCACGTATCAACACTAGAGATTATTGACTTATCATTCAACAAAGAACTTCAGGGATACTTGCCTGATAGTTTTCAAAATGCCTCTCTTAAGACCTTGAAGCtcaataacataaaattttcaGGGAGTCTACCAGATCCCATTGGTGCACTTGGCAATCTGACGAGAATAAATCTAGCAACTTGCACATTCACAGGACCAATTCCTACTTCAATGGAAAATCTAACTGAACTTGTCTACTTGGACTTCTCATCAAACACGTTTACCGGCTCAATTCCATCATTGGATGGCTCCAAAAAACTCATGTATGTGGACTTCTCCAACAATTATCTCTCTGGTGTGATATCAAACATCGACTGGAAAGGCCTTTCAAATTTGGTCCACATTGACCTGAAGAATAACTCATTTAATGGCAGCATCCCTTTATCTCTGTTTGCAATCCAATCGCTGCAGAAGATTATGCTTTCCTATAACCAATTTGGAGGCCAAATTCCTGAATTCCCGAATGCATCTACTCTGTCATTGGATACGCTGGATTTGAGTAACAACAACCTAGAAGGGCCTGTTCCCCATTCAGTGTTTGAGCTCAGAAGGCTCAACGTTCTCTCACTAGCATCCAACAAGTTTAGTGGCACCATAAAGCTAGATCAGATTCAAAAGCTTGTTAATCTTACCACGGTTGACCTCTCATACAACAAATTGACAGTGGATGTAAATGCAACGAATTCTACATCCTCTTTCCCTCTGCGGCTGACCACATTGAAACTGGCTTCTTGCAATCTGAGAATGTTTCCTGACCTAAGAAACCAGTCAAGAATAACAAATTTGGACCTTGCAGACAACAAAATTGCTGGATCAGTGCCTCCATGGATTGGCCAAGTCGGTAATGGCTCTCTCCTTAATCTAAATCTTTCACGGAATCTCCTGGTGAGTCTACCAGAacctctttctctctctaataCTCTTGCTGTATTGGACCTACACAGTAACCAGCTCCAAGGGAATATACCAAGTCCTCCGCCGCTTGTTTCCGTCGTGGATTTGTCtaataataacttttcttcttcGATTCCATATAATATTGGTGATAACCTTTCTGTTGCcatcttcttttctctctcaaaCAATAGGGTTGAAGGAGTTATACCTGAATCATTATGCACAGCCAGTTATCTGGAAGTTCTCGACTTGTCCAATAACAGTCTGATTGGGTCAATACCATCTTGTTTAATTGAGAGGAGTGAGACTCTTGGTGTTCTGAATTTAAGGAAGAACAACTTCACTGGCAGAATTCCTGATAATTTTTCACGAAAATGTAAATTGGAAACTCTAGATCTGAGTGGAAATTTACTGGAGGGGAAGGTGCCAGAATCTCTGATCAATTGCACTATATTAGAGGTTTTAGACCTTGGGAGCAACAAAATCAATGATACTTTCCCATGCCTTTTAAGGAATATATCAAGTTTGCGAGTCCTTGTTCTGCGAAATAACAACTTTTACGGCAATCTTAGTTGTCCGAGTAGCAATGCCACATGGGCAAGGCTTCAGATTGTTGACATAGCTTTGAACAGTTTTACTGGTAGACTACCAAATAGAATGTTAAGCAAATGGAAGGCAATGATTGGAGCTGGAAATGAAACCCACGGTCCCATCAAATTCAAGTTCCTAAAGGTTGGTGGATTATATTATCAAGATTCAATAACAGTTACCAGCAAAGGGCTCGAGATGCAGCTTGTGAAGATCCTAACCCTCTTCACATCAATAGATGTTTCTTGCAACAAATTTCAAGGGCAAATACCAGAAAGGTTAGGGCAATTCAGTGCACTGTATATTCTAAACTTGTCGCACAATGCTCTTGATGGCCAAATCCCACCATCTTTAGGCAATGTGTCAAATCTTGAATCCTTAGACCTCTCAAACAACCACCTTACAGGAGAAATTCCCCGGCAGCTCACAGACTTAACATTTCTTTCATTCCTGAACCTCTCAGGCAATGAATTAGTAGGAGATATTCCAACAGGTAGGCAGTTCCAAACATTTGAGAACACTTCCTACCGAGGTAATGAAGGATTATGTGGACCTCCTTTGTCAAAACTTTGCTCAAATAACATTGCATCGGCTCCTGAAACTGATCATATCCACAAAAGAGTACGCGGCATAAATTGGAAACTTTTGAGTGCTGAATTTGGATACCTCTTCGGCCTTGGAATTTTTGTTATGCCTCTAATATTGTGGCAGCGGTGGAGAAGTTGGTACTACAAACACGTTGATCGTGTTCTTGTCAGGATATTCCCTCAGCTGGAGGATAATAGCATGAacaggaggaggaggagatgCAAAATTTAA
- the LOC125368649 gene encoding uncharacterized protein LOC125368649 — MDKVVEQSTSTAPPTLREGGKESGKGRRDKSRDMIGAMEERIVKVETAMSNWCDKIEDMDLRIEKLESKEDDGELRGEMQGALNVLADNLARDNEALKKLLAQCVEKFDKLKVKLNLCKAALANSGGAQVTTVHKVDAPKSKAYGGARSAREIDNFLWNLERYFDAVGIVDDATKELKKQFYPDNVEKEARSKLQRLQHRDGYIREYVKEFSELMLEIPDLGGKEAFHAFIDGLSRWAQLELER, encoded by the exons ATGGACAAAGTTGTTGAGCAATCCACTTCTACCGCTCCTCCCACTCTAAGGGAAGGAGGAAAGGAAAGCGGAAAGGGCCGTAGGGATAAGTCCCGCGACATGATTGGCGCGATGGAGGAAAGGATAGTCAAGGTGGAGACTGCCATGTCCAATTGGTGTGATAAAATCGAAGATATGGACCTTCGCATCGAGAAGCTTGAGTCCAAAGAGGATGATGGGGAGCTTCGAGGGGAGATGCAAGGTGCCTTAAATGTTCTCGCTGACAATTTAGCGAGGGACAATGAGGCTCTTAAGAAGTTGCTTGCCCAATGCGTGGAGAAGTTCGATAAGCTTAAGGTGAAGCTTAACTTGTGCAAGGCCGCGTTGGCTAATAGTGGGGGAGCACAAGTAACAACAGTGCACAAAGTCGATGCTCCTAAATCAAAGGCTTACGGTGGGGCTAGGAGTGCAAGGGAGATCGACAACTTCTTATGGAACTTGGAGAGATACTTCGATGCAGTGGGTATAGTGGACGACGCCACTAAG GAGCTTAAGAAGCAATTCTATCCCGACAATGTCGAGAAAGAGGCAAGGTCAAAGCTTCAACGACTCCAACATAGAGATGGCTACATTCGAGAATATGTGAAAGAATTCTCCGAATTGATGTTGGAGATTCCCGACTTGGGAGGGAAAGAAGCATTCCATGCCTTCATCGATGGTTTGTCTCGGTGGGCTCAATTAGAGCTAGAGAGGTGA